The Micromonospora sediminicola genome contains a region encoding:
- a CDS encoding putative bifunctional diguanylate cyclase/phosphodiesterase: MQSSPGMVTVAVLSGSVATAAAALLAVSARRRTGPRRQAHLLLAVAAGAALLSLLLGLGGLLVAGDHWAHRQGQRTGWATLVAVGTTVAALGLGAALLRLPGAAATRAATARLLLDGLIMAAALWFVGWVAVSEPTRLLGGTIPAACLPIPLATVSAALTAGLTLILVLRVAPPRGWLTLLGAGAIAVTVGGLGVSAGLCQGGPGMLVAGATTTAAGLLATAVAGRRADLTQLDVDLIRRDGEYAFAPMFAIAASAMYHLLQGGRFDGYGIMAGSVEGFALVARQYLALNDVRGYAVRLAEREAHFRELAHTDPLTGLANRRGLLRALHRCAEAGTPCVLLGLDLDGFKNVNDMRGHDVGDAVLAEVGRRLRGNLRPGDLAARLGGDEFAVLMHGSAEPGPVADRLLGVLGRPYEEADGPVFLSVSIGVAGSRGDHDVELLLRNADLALRYAKQRGKNRIERYDATYDQLLSRRTRLEHELRGAIERDELRLVFQPVASLPSVRPVGAEALLRWHHPELGNVRPDEFIPLAEECGMIAKLGAWVLHQACYQLSRWLADGHDVWVSVNVSPRELHAPEYVVQVADALRAHHVPPQRLVLEVTEHAVATDLDELIRRLTALRLTGVRIALDDFGAGYSSLGQLRRLPIDILKIDHSLVAEHEPVRPIGRDGPAFAPMVDIVMRLGHQLGLEVIAEGVTNPTELAAVVAAGCRFGQGALFGWGVPAEHLEAMLEAATAPGNRPTSVPPAPPPPPVRTPSPLLPRLRNNPPAPRPSMEGSPQVASGVEGVPAGDTPTSVNQNVGSVDSSREMRQA, from the coding sequence GTGCAGTCGTCCCCGGGGATGGTCACCGTCGCGGTGCTGAGCGGCTCCGTCGCGACCGCCGCCGCCGCGCTGCTCGCCGTGTCCGCCCGCCGGCGCACCGGCCCCCGGCGGCAGGCCCACCTGCTGCTGGCCGTCGCCGCCGGCGCCGCACTGCTCAGCCTGCTCCTCGGCCTCGGTGGTCTGCTGGTCGCCGGGGACCACTGGGCGCACCGGCAGGGCCAGCGCACCGGGTGGGCGACGCTCGTCGCGGTGGGCACCACGGTCGCCGCGCTCGGCCTCGGCGCGGCCCTGCTCCGACTGCCCGGCGCGGCCGCGACGCGGGCCGCCACCGCCCGGCTGCTGCTCGACGGTCTGATCATGGCCGCCGCGCTCTGGTTCGTCGGCTGGGTGGCGGTCAGCGAGCCGACCCGGCTGCTCGGTGGCACCATCCCGGCCGCCTGCCTGCCCATCCCGCTGGCCACGGTCAGCGCGGCGCTCACCGCCGGGCTGACGCTGATCCTGGTGCTGCGCGTCGCCCCGCCGCGTGGCTGGCTGACCCTGCTCGGGGCCGGGGCGATCGCGGTGACGGTCGGCGGGCTCGGCGTCTCCGCCGGGCTCTGCCAGGGCGGGCCGGGCATGCTGGTGGCCGGTGCCACGACGACCGCCGCCGGCCTGCTGGCCACCGCCGTTGCCGGGCGCCGGGCCGACCTGACGCAGCTCGACGTCGATCTCATCCGCCGCGACGGCGAGTACGCCTTCGCGCCGATGTTCGCCATCGCCGCCTCCGCGATGTACCACCTGTTGCAGGGCGGCCGGTTCGACGGTTACGGGATCATGGCCGGCAGCGTCGAGGGGTTCGCGCTGGTGGCCCGGCAGTACCTGGCCCTCAACGACGTCCGCGGCTACGCCGTCCGGCTGGCCGAGCGGGAGGCGCACTTCCGCGAGCTGGCGCACACCGACCCGCTCACCGGCCTGGCCAACCGGCGCGGGCTGCTGCGCGCCCTGCACCGCTGCGCCGAGGCGGGCACGCCCTGCGTGCTGCTCGGGCTCGACCTGGACGGCTTCAAGAACGTCAACGACATGCGCGGGCACGACGTCGGCGACGCGGTGCTGGCCGAGGTGGGCCGGCGGCTGCGCGGCAACCTGCGCCCGGGTGATCTGGCCGCCCGGCTCGGCGGGGACGAGTTCGCGGTGCTGATGCACGGGTCGGCCGAGCCCGGGCCGGTGGCGGACCGCCTGCTCGGGGTGCTCGGCCGGCCGTACGAGGAGGCGGACGGGCCGGTCTTCCTGTCGGTCAGCATCGGTGTGGCCGGCAGTCGCGGCGACCACGACGTCGAGCTGCTGCTGCGCAACGCCGACCTGGCGCTGCGCTACGCCAAGCAGCGCGGCAAGAACCGGATCGAGCGCTACGACGCCACGTACGACCAGTTGCTGAGCCGGCGCACCCGGCTGGAGCACGAGTTGCGTGGCGCGATCGAGCGCGACGAGCTGCGGCTGGTCTTCCAGCCGGTGGCCTCGCTGCCCTCGGTGCGCCCGGTCGGCGCCGAGGCGCTGCTGCGCTGGCACCACCCGGAGCTGGGCAACGTGCGGCCGGACGAGTTCATCCCGCTCGCCGAGGAGTGCGGGATGATCGCCAAGCTCGGCGCCTGGGTGCTGCACCAGGCCTGCTACCAGCTCTCCCGGTGGCTGGCCGACGGGCACGACGTCTGGGTGTCGGTGAACGTCTCGCCGCGCGAGCTGCACGCCCCGGAATATGTCGTCCAGGTCGCCGACGCGCTGCGCGCGCACCACGTGCCGCCGCAGCGGCTGGTGCTGGAGGTGACCGAGCACGCGGTCGCCACCGACCTGGACGAGTTGATCCGGCGGCTGACCGCGCTGCGGCTGACCGGCGTACGGATCGCGTTGGACGACTTCGGCGCGGGCTACTCCTCGCTCGGGCAACTCCGCCGGCTGCCGATCGACATCCTCAAGATCGACCACAGTCTGGTCGCCGAGCACGAGCCGGTCCGGCCGATCGGCCGGGACGGGCCGGCGTTCGCCCCGATGGTCGACATCGTCATGCGCCTCGGCCACCAGCTCGGGTTGGAGGTGATCGCCGAGGGCGTCACCAACCCGACGGAGCTGGCCGCCGTGGTGGCCGCCGGCTGCCGGTTCGGCCAGGGCGCGCTCTTCGGCTGGGGCGTGCCCGCCGAGCACCTGGAGGCGATGCTGGAGGCGGCCACCGCGCCCGGCAACCGGCCCACCTCGGTCCCGCCCGCGCCGCCGCCCCCGCCGGTGCGGACCCCGTCGCCGTTGCTGCCCCGGCTGCGCAACAACCCGCCCGCCCCGCGTCCCTCGATGGAGGGATCACCGCAGGTGGCGAGCGGCGTGGAAGGGGTGCCGGCGGGCGACACGCCCACGTCCGTGAACCAGAATGTGGGATCAGTTGACTCATCGCGTGAGATGCGTCAGGCTTGA
- the ilvD gene encoding dihydroxy-acid dehydratase — protein MPELRSRTSTHGRTMAGARALWRATGMTDDDFGKPIVAIANSFTQFVPGHVHLKDLGGLVADAVAEAGGVGREFNTIAVDDGIAMGHGGMLYSLPSRELIADAVEYMVNAHCADALVCISNCDKITPGMLLAALRLNIPTVFVSGGPMEAGKTVAIEGVVHSKIDLIDAMIASSNEAVTDDQLGEIERSACPTCGSCSGMFTANSMNCLTEAIGLALPGNGSTLATHAARRSLFVEAGRTAVEIAKRWYENDDASVLPRAIAGRAAFENAVALDVAMGGSTNTILHLLAAAREAELDFQVADIDAISRRVPCLAKVAPNSPDYHMEDVHRAGGIPAILGELDRAGLLHRDVRAVHSPDLDRWLADWDVRGGSATREALELFHAAPGGVRTTEPFSTTNRWSSLDTDAAGGCIRDREHAYSADGGLAILHGNLAPDGCVVKTAGVPEECLTFRGPAKVYESQDDAVTAILAKEVVAGDVVVIRYEGPKGGPGMQEMLYPTSFLKGRGLGRACALLTDGRFSGGTSGLSIGHVSPEAASGGLIALVRDGDEIVIDIPGRSIELNVPADELTARRVAEEKRDRPYTPTDRQRPVSAALRAYASMATSASDGAYRRVPE, from the coding sequence ATGCCTGAGCTGCGGTCGAGGACATCCACCCACGGTCGGACGATGGCCGGCGCCCGGGCCCTCTGGCGGGCCACCGGGATGACCGACGACGACTTCGGCAAGCCGATCGTCGCCATCGCGAACAGTTTCACCCAGTTCGTACCCGGTCACGTCCACCTCAAGGACCTCGGCGGCCTGGTCGCCGACGCGGTGGCCGAGGCCGGCGGCGTCGGCCGGGAGTTCAACACCATCGCGGTGGACGACGGCATCGCCATGGGCCACGGCGGCATGCTCTACTCGCTGCCCAGCCGGGAGCTGATCGCCGACGCGGTGGAATACATGGTCAACGCGCACTGCGCGGACGCCCTGGTCTGCATCTCCAACTGCGACAAGATCACCCCCGGCATGCTCCTGGCCGCGCTGCGGCTGAACATTCCGACCGTCTTCGTCTCCGGCGGCCCGATGGAGGCCGGCAAGACGGTGGCGATCGAGGGCGTGGTGCACTCCAAGATCGACCTGATCGACGCGATGATCGCCTCCTCCAACGAGGCGGTCACCGACGACCAGCTCGGCGAGATCGAGCGTTCCGCGTGCCCGACGTGCGGCTCCTGCTCCGGCATGTTCACCGCCAACTCGATGAACTGCCTCACCGAGGCGATCGGCCTGGCCCTGCCCGGCAACGGGTCGACGCTGGCCACCCACGCCGCGCGCCGGTCGCTCTTCGTCGAGGCCGGCCGCACCGCCGTGGAGATCGCCAAGCGGTGGTACGAGAACGACGACGCCTCGGTGCTGCCCCGCGCGATCGCCGGCCGGGCCGCGTTCGAGAACGCGGTCGCGCTCGACGTGGCCATGGGCGGCTCCACCAACACGATCCTGCACCTGCTCGCCGCCGCCCGCGAGGCGGAGCTGGACTTCCAGGTGGCCGACATCGACGCCATCTCCCGGCGGGTGCCGTGCCTGGCCAAGGTCGCGCCGAACTCCCCGGACTACCACATGGAGGACGTGCACCGGGCCGGCGGCATCCCCGCCATCCTCGGCGAGCTGGACCGCGCCGGCCTGCTGCACCGCGACGTGCGCGCGGTGCACTCCCCCGACCTCGACCGGTGGCTCGCCGACTGGGACGTGCGCGGCGGATCGGCCACGCGAGAGGCGCTCGAGCTGTTCCACGCCGCGCCCGGCGGGGTGCGCACCACCGAGCCGTTCTCCACCACCAACCGCTGGTCGTCGCTGGACACCGACGCGGCCGGCGGCTGCATCCGCGACCGCGAGCACGCCTACAGCGCGGACGGCGGGCTGGCCATCCTGCACGGCAACCTGGCGCCGGACGGCTGCGTGGTGAAGACCGCCGGGGTGCCCGAGGAGTGCCTGACGTTCCGCGGGCCGGCGAAGGTCTACGAGTCGCAGGACGACGCGGTGACGGCCATCCTCGCCAAGGAGGTCGTCGCCGGGGACGTGGTGGTGATCCGGTACGAGGGCCCCAAGGGCGGCCCCGGCATGCAGGAGATGCTCTACCCGACCTCGTTCCTCAAGGGCCGGGGGCTGGGCCGTGCCTGCGCGCTGCTCACCGACGGTCGTTTCTCCGGCGGCACGTCCGGGCTGTCCATCGGGCACGTCTCCCCGGAGGCGGCCTCCGGTGGCCTGATCGCGCTGGTTCGCGACGGCGACGAGATCGTCATCGACATCCCCGGCCGGTCCATCGAACTGAACGTGCCGGCCGACGAGCTGACCGCGCGGCGGGTGGCGGAGGAGAAGCGGGACCGCCCGTACACCCCGACCGACCGGCAGCGCCCGGTGTCGGCGGCGCTGCGCGCGTACGCGTCGATGGCGACCTCGGCCAGCGACGGCGCCTACCGCCGCGTCCCCGAGTAA